A stretch of Thermococcus bergensis DNA encodes these proteins:
- a CDS encoding DUF2240 family protein → MEALRHAILYKGSNEFSKPELIGTIVLKLRLMDYNEAKILIEEAIKRGIIEQKEEKLIIREDLLKEEETREDVFGEMVDYIAKKLGWSHLEVLEDLEKFSERYGDLDKKIIAYLYGLDKGIDMSKFKDKLEV, encoded by the coding sequence GTGGAGGCTTTGAGGCATGCAATCCTCTATAAGGGTTCGAACGAATTTTCAAAGCCTGAGTTAATAGGAACCATTGTGCTTAAACTCCGTCTCATGGATTATAACGAAGCTAAAATCTTGATTGAAGAAGCCATAAAAAGAGGTATTATCGAGCAAAAAGAGGAGAAGCTAATAATTAGGGAGGACCTTCTTAAAGAAGAGGAAACGAGAGAAGATGTTTTTGGTGAGATGGTAGACTACATTGCCAAAAAACTCGGGTGGAGCCACCTGGAAGTCCTCGAAGACCTGGAAAAGTTTTCTGAAAGGTATGGGGATTTAGACAAGAAAATAATCGCCTACCTTTATGGTCTGGACAAAGGGATTGATATGTCAAAGTTTAAGGATAAACTAGAGGTGTGA